The window AGGCCGCCGTCGGGCAGCTCGCTCGGCCGCAGCACGACCTGCGCCAGCCCGGAGCGGTCGCGCAGGATCAGGAAGGCGACGGAGGCGAGCTGGCGGCGGCGGTGCACGTGGCCGAGGAGCGTGACGCTCCGGCCCGGCGCGGTGCGGGACAGTTCGGTCGCGAGCGTGCGACCGGGGTCGGGTGATCTCATTCTTCCTCCAGGTTGTGGAAGCCCTGGAGGTGCGGGCGGGGGCTAGATCGCGGTGCCACCACACCTTCGCCGGTGAGACACCGGCCTCTCGTCGGTACGCCGGACGCGCGGGGACCGCTTGCCGTCGAGGCCGGGGGTCGTCACGCCCCGCAGTCGCCACCGCCAGTCTAGGGGACCGGGTTCTCGGCAGATCCACAGCATTCCGATATGGGCGTCTCGTACTCTGGGACCTCCAAGGGGAGTACTCCGACACGGTCTGGTCGTCATTACGGATGCATCGCATCCCGGCCCACCGGTCCCGATTCGGGATGGAGAAGACTTTGGCGCTGTTCTGCCACGCCGAATCTGGAGTATCCCTTGGACGTCACCCCTCTCATCTGGGTCATCACGATCGCGGTCACGATCGCGTTCTTCGTGTACGAGTTCTTCGCCCACGTGCGCACGCCGCACGAGCCGACCATCGGTGAATCCGCCCGCTGGTCCATCTTCTACATCAGCCTGGCGCTGCTCTTCGGCGTGGGCATCGGCATGGTCTCCGGGTGGACGTACGGCGGCGAGTACTTCGCCGGGTACCTCACCGAGAAGGCCCTGTCGATCGACAATCTCTTCGTGTTCCTGATCGTCATGACCGGGTTCGCCGTGCCGAAGATCTACCAGCAGAAGGTGCTGATGATCGGCATCGTGATCGCCCTGATCCTGCGCGGCATCTTCATCGCGGTCGGCGCGACGCTGATCGAGAACTTCTCCTGGATCTTCTACGTGTTCGGCGCGCTCCTGCTCTTCCTCGCCTACCGGCAGGCGTTCAGCAACCACGAGAGCAACCCCGCGAACGGCCGCTTCATGACCTTCGTGCGCCGTCACCTCCCCGTCAGCGAGGAGTACAACAACGACCGGCTGACCGTCGTCAAGAACGGGAAGCGCTTCGTCACCCCGATGCTGCTGACCATCATCGCGATCGGGTTCATCGACCTCGTGTTCGCCGTCGACTCGATCCCCGCGATCTACGGTCTCACCGATCAGGCGTACATCGTGTTCACCGCCAACGCGTTCGCCCTCATGGGGCTGCGCCAGCTGTACTTCCTCATCGGCGGACTGCTGGAGCGCCTGGTCTACTTGGCCCAGGGCCTCGCCGTGATCCTCGCGTTCATCGGCGTGAAGCTGGTGCTGCACGCGCTGCACGTCAACGAGGTCCCCTTCATCAACAACGGCGAGCCGATGCTGTGGGCGCCCGAGATCCCGATCTGGTTCTCGCTGCTCTTCATCGCCGCGACCATCGCCGTCGCCACCGTCGCGAGTCTGCTCAAGACCCGCAAGACCGCTTCTCTTCCCCCCACGACCGGCACCACCCCCATCGACAAGGAGCACTCTTGAGCGCGCAGCGCTGTTCTGACTCTTCGGACTCTGACAGTACGGGCGCCCGGTTCATCCCGGGCGCTCACCCCGCACCCGGAAAGGAAGCCCGCTGATGGGCGACCTGCTCCTGAACATCGCCCTCGTCCTCGTGTTCGTGCTGATCGGCGGCGTCTTCGCGGCGACCGAGATGGCGCTGGTCACGCTGCGAGAGAGCCAGATCAACGCGATCGGCCAGCGCGGGAAGCGCGGCGCCAAGGTCGCCGGGCTGGCCCGCAACCCCAACACCTTCCTCTCGGCGGTGCAGATCGGCGTGACCGTGGCGGGCTTCGCGTCTGCCGCCTACGGCGCCACCTCGATCGCTCCGTCGCTCGCGCCCCTGTTCGAGAGCTGGGGACTCGCCCCCGCCGTGGCGCTCACGGTCGCCACCCTCGTGCTCACCCTCGTGATCGCGTACCTGTCGCTCGTGCTCGGCGAGCTCGTGCCGAAGCGTCTCGCGATCCAGCGCAACGCCCAGTTCGCGTATGCCGTCGCCCCGGCCCTGAACGGCTTCGCGACCGTCATGCGACCGGTGATCTGGCTGCTGTCCGTGTCGACGAACGCCCTCGTGCGCCTGCTCGGCGGCGACCCGCACAAGACCAGCGACGAGCTGACCGACGAGGAGGTGCGCGACATCGTCGCGACGCACCAGGGGCTGCCCGACGACGAGCGCCGCATCCTCGACGACGTGCTGTCGCTGCGCGGCCGCCAGGTGAGCGAGGTCATGCGACCGCGACCCGAGGTGGTGGCGCTCGACCAGGCCGCCACCGTGGGCGCTGCCATGCAGCAGGTGCGGGAGCTGCCGTTCTCGCGCTACCCGGTGTCGGACACCTCGATCGACGACATCACCGGGTTCGTGCACGTGCGCGACCTGTTCGAGGCCGCGGCCGACGACCCGGAGCGACCGCTGGCGGCCCTCGTGCGCCAGATCCCCTACATCCCCTCGACCGCCCGGGTGCTGCCGACGCTGACCCGCATGCGCGCGGAGGGCCACCACATCGCGGTCGTCGTCGACGAGTACGGCGGCACGGACGGGCTCGTGACGCTCGAGGACCTGGTGGAGGAGGTTGTGGGCGAGATCTTCGACGAGTACGACGCCGAGGTGTTCATCTCGGCCGACGACGGGCTCGACGGACGCCTCAACCTGCAGGACTTCGAGGAGGCCACCGGGCTGGCCATGCCGCGCGGATCGTCGGACACCATCGCCGGATTCGTCACGGAACAGCTCGGACGCCTCGCGGTGGTCGGCGACACGGTCGAGGTGCCCGGCGCGACCATCCAGGTGGCAGAGGTGGATCGGCGCCGGATCGCCCGGGTGCGGGTGACGCTGCACGCCGAGCCGGAGCCCGCCGCGGAGCACTGAGCGCGGGGCGTCCGGCCGGCATGGTCAGGCCGGACGCACCGCGCTGCCGAGCTCGCTCAGGCCCTCGCTCAGAACCTCGACCAGCAGCCGCGCATAGCGGCCGTCGGGGTCGAGGTCGGGATCGAACACGGTGATGCTCGCACCGATCGCCCGCGGAGCGAGGCCCCGCAGCAGCGCCGTCAGCTCGTCGGGGGAGAGGCCGCCGGGATCGGGGCTGTCCACCGCGGGCATCACCGTGGGGTCGAGCACGTCGACGTCGAGCTGGAGCCAGTACCCCTCGCCCGCCGCTGCGGCGGACTCGGACGCGACGGCCTGGGCTCCGCGCGCGGAGACCTCGGCGGCGGGGGTCACGCGTGCCAGGAGGCCGCGAACCTCCTCCTGCTCCTCGTCGTCGTCGCGGTGTCCGACGTGGGCGGTGCGCCCCGCCGGGAAGTAGGGGGACAGGCCGTCGATGTCGGCGATGGCCGGCCAGTGCAGGCCGATCGCCGCCGCCAGGGCCTCGCCGGCGACGGCCGCGCACTCCTCGCTGTTGCCGGGGTGGCGGAAATCGGTGTGGCCGTCGATGTGCACGAGTCCCGCTCCGCCGCGTCTCTTCAGAGCGATCCCGGCGCCGACGAGGATGCCGCAGTCGCCGCCGATCACCAGGGGTGCCTGCCCCGCGTCGATCGCGTCGCCGATGCGCGCGGCCAGGCGCAGCGAGTGGTCGACGAACGCGGCCTCGTTGCGGACCCGACCGGCCGGACGCACGTCGTCGTCGGCCACGTACCGGCCGGGGAGGACGACGCCGGAGTCGGTCGCGCCCCGGGCGGCGAACCGCTCGTAGAGCCCCGCCTCGCGCAACGCCTCCGGCGCTTTCGCCGAGCCGGGCACGCTCCCGGGCTCGGGCGGACGGAGGCCGAGGTTGCTGGGAGCGGACAGAAGAGTGATCATGCGGTCCACTCTGGCGGGGGCGACCGACATTCGCTCCGCCCGCGCGAGGGGAGCGGATTCAGCGCTCGTGGTCGTGGTCGTGCTCGTGGTCGTGGTCGTGGTCGTGGTCGTGCTCCTCGAGGAGCATGCCGACCGAGGTCGCGCACGCGTCACCGCGCCAGGCCTCGATCCCCTCGCGGACGGCGAAGCCCGCGATGACGAGCCCCGCGACCGCGTCGGCCCACCACCACCCCAGCAGCGAGTTCGCCACGAGTCCGACGAGCACGGCGGCGGACAGATACGTGCAGATCAGCGTCTGCATCGAGTCCGCGACCGCGGTGGCCGACCCCAGCTCGCGCCCCGCCCGGCGCTCGGCGAGGGAGAGGAACGGCATCACGACCACGCTCACCGCGGTCAGCACGATCCCGACCGTGCTGTGCTCCGGCCGCTCCTGCGCGATCAGGGCCAGGACGGAACTCGCCGTCACGTACAGCGCGAGCGCGAAGAACGCGACCCCGATGACCCGCAGCGTCGGCTTCTCCCAGCGCTCGGGATCGGGCCGCGTGAACTGCCAGGCGACCGCCGCCGCCGAGAGCACCTCGATCGTGGAGTCGAGCCCGAACCCGATCAGTGCGGCGGAGGAGGCCACGGAGCCCGCGGCGACGGCGATGATGGCCTCGATCACGTTGTAGCCGATCGTGACGCCCACGATCACGCGGATGCGGCGGTGCAGCGTCTGCCGGCGGGGCTCGGCGACCACGGCCGCCATCAGCAGGTGCACCCCTCGCCGTCGCAGCAGTCCGGGTCGACGATCAGGGTGACCCGCATCAGCATGTCGAGCGCGGGAGCGAGGTGGCGGTCCGACAGGCGGTAGAGGCTGCGTCGCCCGTCGGCCGTGCTCTCGACGAGTCCGCAGCCGCGCAGGCACGCGAGATGGTTCGACATCGCCTGCCGCGAGACGCCGAGCGCCTCCGCGAGCTCGGCCGGGTACCGCGGCGACGACCGGAGGGCGAGCAGGATCCCGGCGCGCGTCGTGTCGGACAGCGCGTGCCCGAGGCGGGCGACGGCGGCGGTGTGCGGAGTCGAGGCGAGCGCAGTGGTCACCCCTGAACAGTACAGAAAGAAGTGAATTCAGAAAAGAGTGAAGCGGGAGGGGCAACGGATGCGACCGCCCCTCCCGCCGCGATCTCAGCGGATCGCGTACACCGCGCCGCCGACGATCACGGCCACCACGGTGGTCCAGCCGATGATCGCGACCGCCTGCCACACGAGGATCCGTCCCTTGCCCACGCCCGACGCCGCGAGCATGGTCGCGGTGAAGTGCGTGGGCAGCAGCAGCGGTCCCAGCAGGCTCACGCCGGGGACGCCGTAGCGCTCGAACGCCCGCTGGAACTTCTCGCGCCGTGCGGAGCCGCGCCCCTGCTCGGCCGCGGGCGCGGGTGCTACGTCATCCTCCAGGCTGCTCCCGCCGCCCGCGAGTGCGGCCTGCCGCGCCCTCGACCGGTCGACGATCGCGCGCCGCGCCCCCGAGCTCGCGAGCACCAGGACGGCCACGCACACGAAGTTGCCCACCATCGCCGCGACGGCCGCCACCACCGGGGGGATGCCGCCGATGATCCCGATGCCCGCGGCACCCTCGCCCTCGATGAACGGCACCGCGCCGGCGAGAGCGACGATGAGGGGCTGCACCAGGTCGGGGACCTGGGCGACGAGGTTCTGGAACGTCTCGACGAGGTTCATGGGAGGGGCCTCCGGGAGTTTCGGCGGACGGGCTCTCCGTCGCCATGACCCCAGTCCACCGGAGGCGGGACGGCTGTGACAGTGCCGCGGCGTCACCTCTCTCCGGGCGCTTCACCCGCCGATCCCGTGACATCTGTCACGGCCCTATCGTGGGGAGCGTGACCCGCATCCCCCCGGCCTCCACCGTCGAACCAGCGCCCGGCTCCCGGCAGCTCGCCCGTGGCATCACCGCCACCTGGTGGTACACGGTGACCGCGGTGCTGTTCATCGAGCTCATGCTCGTCGGGGCATGGACGGGCATCGCGGCCGCGGTCGACCTGCGCGGCGGCGTGCTGCTCGTGGTGGGGCTGGGCGGCGTGGTGTGGTGCGCGTCGACGCTGCTGCTGCTGCTGGACTACCGCCACCGGCTGGAGGCCGGTCCGGGGGTGGAGTGGCGGCGCCTGGTGCTGCCGTTCGCGGTGGCGGTGGCCTACGGGGGCACGGCCGGGCTCCTCGTGGGCAGCTGGGAGCTGGCGGGCATGCCGATCGTGCAGTTCTTCGTGCTGCTGCGGTGGCCGCGCGGTGTCCGCGTGCGGGTGGTCGTCGCGGCGACCGTCGTGCTGGTGGGGCTCGCGGTGATCGACACCGCCGCCGACGGCTTCGGGGTGGGCATCCCGTGGTGGCTGCCGATCGTGTACGCGGCGATGCTGCCGGGGATGACCGTCAGCTCGCTGTGGTGGTGGGACGTGCTGGTGACGCTCGACCGGGCTCGAGCCTCGGAGGCCCGGCTCGCCGCGACCCAGGAGCGGCTGCGGGTCGCCACCGACGTCCATGACCTGCAGGGGCATCACCTGCAGGTGATCGCGCTGCAGCTGGAGCTCGCGGAGCGGCTGCTGCCCGTGGACGCGCCCGCCGGAATGGAGCAGCTGCGCGCGGCGCGGGTGAGCGTGGACGAGGCGCGCCAGGGGACCAGGGACCTCGCGACGCGGTTCCGGTCGGTCCCGCTGGGCGATGAGCTGGCGAACGCGCGCGACCTGCTGGGCGCGGCAGGGCTGGACGTCGAGGCGCGCATCGCGACCGACGCGAATGCGGCGCCCGCGGCCGACCTCGGCCCGGTGATCCGGGAGACGACCACGAACGTGCTGCGCCACGGCGGTGGAGAGCGCGCGCGGCTGGTGCTCGAGCGCACGCGCGACGGGTGGCGGTACGAGATCGCCAACGGGGTCCCGGACGGGGACGGGGGCGCGGGCGACGTGGAGGACGGGCACGGCGGCTCGGGGCTGGAGGGTGTACGGCGGCGGATCGCGGACGCGGGCGGCACGCTCGACGTGCGCGGCGACGCGGATGAGTTCGTGGTCGTGGTGACCGTGCCGTCCGCGGGGGAGGGCGCGCGATGATCCGGGTGCTGCTGGCGGACGACGAGGGGATGATCCGGTCGGCACTCGCCGCGCTGCTGCGGCTGGAGGACGACATCGAGGTCGTCGCGGAGTGCGCCGACGGGGAACAGGCCGTGGCGGAGGCGCTGCGGCTGCGACCGGACGTGTGCCTGCTCGACCTGGAGATGCCGGGGCTCGACGGGGTGCAGGTCGCGGAGCGGCTCGGCCGGGAGATCGCGACCCGGTGCGTGGTGGTCACCCGTCACGCGCGACCGGGCGTGCTGCGGCGTGCACTGGCCTCCGGGGTGTCGGGGTTCCTGCCGAAGTCGCGCGGGGCGGACGAGGTCGCGGCGGTGATCCGGCGGGTCGCCGCGGGAGCGCGCTACGTCGACCCGGAGATCGCGGCGGATGCGCTGAGCGACGAGCGCTCGCCGCTGACCGACCGCGAGCTGGACGTGCTGCGGGCCGGGCGGCGGGGTGAGACGACAGGGCAGATCGCCAGGGCGCTCTCGCTCGCACCCGGAACGGTGCGGAACCACATCTCGGTGATCCTCGGCAAGCTGTCGGTGGCCACACGTCAGCAGGCGGTGCTGCTCGCGGAGGAGCGCGGCTGGATCTGAGCGGCCGATATGCTGGCTCGCATGGGAACAATATGCGCCGCGCCCGTGATGGGGCGCACTCTCGTGTTCCGCGACCGCCGCGCCTGACGGCGCGCTCGCTCTCCGCACGCCTCCGCGCGCCGTCCACAGAGATGTCATCGCACCTCGGGACGGGCTCTTTTCGCCGACTCCGCTCGCGCGTCCCTCGCCGAGGTGCTCCGATCCTCTTCCCGGAGCGCACCCATGCCTCGCAACCGTCCTCGTTCGATCCACGGCGGCCGCCACGAACTCGGCCAGAACTTCCTCCATCACGCCCCGACGCTCGACCACATCCTCTCGCTGGTCGAGCGCACGTCCGGCCCCATCCTCGAGCTCGGCGCCGGTGACGGTGCCCTGACGCGTCCCCTCGCCCGCCTCGGTCGTCCCCTCACCGCGATCGACGTGGACGAGCACCGCGTACGTCGGCTTCGATCCGACCTCCCGCAGGTACGCGTCGAGGCCGCGGATGCGACACGTCACCCGTTCGACGCCGAGGTGGTGGTGGGCAACGTCCCCTTCCACCTGACCACGCCGATCCTCCGTCGTCTGCTGGCGACGGGGCGATGGCGACACGCGGTACTGCTGACCCAGTGGGAGGTCGCTCGGAAACGCGCCGGAGTCGGCGGCGGGACCCTGATGACCGCACAGTCCGCGCCGTGGTTCGTGTTCGCCCTGGAGGGCCGTGTTCCGGCGTGGGGCTTCCGGCCGCAGCCGAGCGTCGACGGGGGGCTGCTGACGATCGCCCGGCGCGGGTCGCCGCTCGTGCCCGCGACGGATCGCCGCGCGTACGAGGCCTTCGTTCGGCGCATGTTCACCGGGCGCGGGAGCTCGCTCCCCGCGATCGTGGCCTCCGCAGGCGGCCTGTCGATGCCCCAGGCGCGCCGGGCCGTCGCCTCGGTGCGAGCGCAGGACCGCCGCCTCCCCCGTGATCTGGGCCCGGAGCAGTGGGCGGGGCTGTGGCGCGAGGCGGGGCGGAGGCCATGAGGGGTGGTGGCGCCCCCTCCGTCACGCGTCCGGCGGCGTCTTCGCGGCCTGCGAGAATGGAGGCGCCGAGTCCCGAGCCGAGGAGCCACCGTGCCGTTCATCTCCACCCGTGGCGGCATGCAGCCGCAGTCCTTCAGCGAAACCCTGCTCGAAGGGCTCGCGCCCGACGGAGGCCTGGCGGTTCCCGAGGTCATGCCCGAGGTCGACGGTGAGACCCTGGAGCGCTGGCGCGCACTCACGTACCCGCAGCTCGCGACCGAGGTGCTGGGGCTG of the Microbacterium sufflavum genome contains:
- a CDS encoding TerC family protein, which codes for MDVTPLIWVITIAVTIAFFVYEFFAHVRTPHEPTIGESARWSIFYISLALLFGVGIGMVSGWTYGGEYFAGYLTEKALSIDNLFVFLIVMTGFAVPKIYQQKVLMIGIVIALILRGIFIAVGATLIENFSWIFYVFGALLLFLAYRQAFSNHESNPANGRFMTFVRRHLPVSEEYNNDRLTVVKNGKRFVTPMLLTIIAIGFIDLVFAVDSIPAIYGLTDQAYIVFTANAFALMGLRQLYFLIGGLLERLVYLAQGLAVILAFIGVKLVLHALHVNEVPFINNGEPMLWAPEIPIWFSLLFIAATIAVATVASLLKTRKTASLPPTTGTTPIDKEHS
- a CDS encoding hemolysin family protein, which produces MGDLLLNIALVLVFVLIGGVFAATEMALVTLRESQINAIGQRGKRGAKVAGLARNPNTFLSAVQIGVTVAGFASAAYGATSIAPSLAPLFESWGLAPAVALTVATLVLTLVIAYLSLVLGELVPKRLAIQRNAQFAYAVAPALNGFATVMRPVIWLLSVSTNALVRLLGGDPHKTSDELTDEEVRDIVATHQGLPDDERRILDDVLSLRGRQVSEVMRPRPEVVALDQAATVGAAMQQVRELPFSRYPVSDTSIDDITGFVHVRDLFEAAADDPERPLAALVRQIPYIPSTARVLPTLTRMRAEGHHIAVVVDEYGGTDGLVTLEDLVEEVVGEIFDEYDAEVFISADDGLDGRLNLQDFEEATGLAMPRGSSDTIAGFVTEQLGRLAVVGDTVEVPGATIQVAEVDRRRIARVRVTLHAEPEPAAEH
- a CDS encoding arginase family protein, with the translated sequence MITLLSAPSNLGLRPPEPGSVPGSAKAPEALREAGLYERFAARGATDSGVVLPGRYVADDDVRPAGRVRNEAAFVDHSLRLAARIGDAIDAGQAPLVIGGDCGILVGAGIALKRRGGAGLVHIDGHTDFRHPGNSEECAAVAGEALAAAIGLHWPAIADIDGLSPYFPAGRTAHVGHRDDDEEQEEVRGLLARVTPAAEVSARGAQAVASESAAAAGEGYWLQLDVDVLDPTVMPAVDSPDPGGLSPDELTALLRGLAPRAIGASITVFDPDLDPDGRYARLLVEVLSEGLSELGSAVRPA
- a CDS encoding cation transporter — its product is MAAVVAEPRRQTLHRRIRVIVGVTIGYNVIEAIIAVAAGSVASSAALIGFGLDSTIEVLSAAAVAWQFTRPDPERWEKPTLRVIGVAFFALALYVTASSVLALIAQERPEHSTVGIVLTAVSVVVMPFLSLAERRAGRELGSATAVADSMQTLICTYLSAAVLVGLVANSLLGWWWADAVAGLVIAGFAVREGIEAWRGDACATSVGMLLEEHDHDHDHDHEHDHDHER
- a CDS encoding ArsR/SmtB family transcription factor, whose amino-acid sequence is MTTALASTPHTAAVARLGHALSDTTRAGILLALRSSPRYPAELAEALGVSRQAMSNHLACLRGCGLVESTADGRRSLYRLSDRHLAPALDMLMRVTLIVDPDCCDGEGCTC
- a CDS encoding small multidrug efflux protein, giving the protein MNLVETFQNLVAQVPDLVQPLIVALAGAVPFIEGEGAAGIGIIGGIPPVVAAVAAMVGNFVCVAVLVLASSGARRAIVDRSRARQAALAGGGSSLEDDVAPAPAAEQGRGSARREKFQRAFERYGVPGVSLLGPLLLPTHFTATMLAASGVGKGRILVWQAVAIIGWTTVVAVIVGGAVYAIR
- a CDS encoding sensor histidine kinase, with translation MTRIPPASTVEPAPGSRQLARGITATWWYTVTAVLFIELMLVGAWTGIAAAVDLRGGVLLVVGLGGVVWCASTLLLLLDYRHRLEAGPGVEWRRLVLPFAVAVAYGGTAGLLVGSWELAGMPIVQFFVLLRWPRGVRVRVVVAATVVLVGLAVIDTAADGFGVGIPWWLPIVYAAMLPGMTVSSLWWWDVLVTLDRARASEARLAATQERLRVATDVHDLQGHHLQVIALQLELAERLLPVDAPAGMEQLRAARVSVDEARQGTRDLATRFRSVPLGDELANARDLLGAAGLDVEARIATDANAAPAADLGPVIRETTTNVLRHGGGERARLVLERTRDGWRYEIANGVPDGDGGAGDVEDGHGGSGLEGVRRRIADAGGTLDVRGDADEFVVVVTVPSAGEGAR
- a CDS encoding response regulator transcription factor: MIRVLLADDEGMIRSALAALLRLEDDIEVVAECADGEQAVAEALRLRPDVCLLDLEMPGLDGVQVAERLGREIATRCVVVTRHARPGVLRRALASGVSGFLPKSRGADEVAAVIRRVAAGARYVDPEIAADALSDERSPLTDRELDVLRAGRRGETTGQIARALSLAPGTVRNHISVILGKLSVATRQQAVLLAEERGWI
- the erm gene encoding 23S ribosomal RNA methyltransferase Erm; translation: MPRNRPRSIHGGRHELGQNFLHHAPTLDHILSLVERTSGPILELGAGDGALTRPLARLGRPLTAIDVDEHRVRRLRSDLPQVRVEAADATRHPFDAEVVVGNVPFHLTTPILRRLLATGRWRHAVLLTQWEVARKRAGVGGGTLMTAQSAPWFVFALEGRVPAWGFRPQPSVDGGLLTIARRGSPLVPATDRRAYEAFVRRMFTGRGSSLPAIVASAGGLSMPQARRAVASVRAQDRRLPRDLGPEQWAGLWREAGRRP